In Candidatus Eremiobacterota bacterium, a single window of DNA contains:
- a CDS encoding stage II sporulation protein M, with translation MDQDSFVRVRKPRWDSLDGLVAKIRQGGFKSLDEGELKALGALYREASSDLAFATSCRYDPALVSYLNGCVTRAYGEIYREEPFSLHSVRDFYLSGFPRAIRENGGAILASALLFLLGMLVAFLVVYSRPDRASLFLDQRMVSSMERQGEKPACESLSLEEKSMISHQIMTNNIGVGIKAFASGIFLGAGTIWLLVTNGALLGALAALALHYHRSLMFWSLILPHGVIEFLAIFIAGGAGFLLALALVSPGMRSRADALKLRGREAARLMVGVLMLFAVAAVVEGFVTPMAITPSAKLVFSLLVALLLFRYVGGKAGLPEGERGKAMSFSKSSGKHPSGVTSQ, from the coding sequence GTGGATCAGGATTCTTTTGTACGCGTGAGAAAACCCCGGTGGGACTCCCTTGACGGGCTTGTGGCAAAGATTCGCCAAGGCGGCTTTAAGAGCCTTGACGAAGGTGAGCTCAAGGCCCTCGGCGCTCTTTACCGCGAGGCGAGCTCCGACCTTGCCTTTGCCACATCGTGCCGCTATGACCCCGCGCTTGTCAGCTACCTGAACGGCTGTGTCACCAGGGCCTACGGGGAGATTTACCGGGAGGAGCCTTTTTCCCTCCACTCGGTGAGGGATTTTTACCTTTCAGGCTTTCCCCGTGCCATTAGGGAGAACGGGGGAGCGATCCTGGCGTCAGCTCTCCTCTTTCTGCTGGGCATGCTTGTGGCTTTTCTTGTCGTCTACAGCCGCCCTGACCGCGCTTCCCTCTTTCTGGACCAGCGCATGGTCTCCTCCATGGAGCGCCAGGGTGAGAAGCCCGCCTGCGAGAGCCTCTCCCTTGAGGAGAAATCAATGATCTCACACCAGATCATGACCAATAACATCGGCGTGGGAATCAAGGCCTTCGCGAGCGGCATCTTCCTCGGAGCGGGCACCATCTGGCTTCTTGTCACGAACGGGGCGCTCCTGGGGGCTTTGGCGGCCCTTGCTCTCCACTATCACAGGAGCCTCATGTTCTGGTCTCTGATACTTCCCCACGGTGTCATAGAGTTTCTTGCCATTTTCATCGCCGGCGGTGCAGGCTTCCTGCTGGCCCTGGCCCTTGTGAGCCCCGGCATGCGAAGCCGGGCCGATGCCCTGAAGCTCCGCGGCCGCGAAGCGGCCCGCCTCATGGTGGGGGTGCTGATGCTTTTTGCGGTGGCAGCGGTGGTGGAGGGTTTTGTGACTCCCATGGCCATCACACCCTCGGCAAAGCTGGTCTTTTCCCTTCTTGTGGCTCTTCTTCTCTTCCGGTACGTGGGAGGGAAGGCAGGCCTTCCTGAAGGGGAGAGAGGAAAAGCCATGAGTTTCTCGAAGAGTTCTGGAAAGCATCCAAGCGGGGTGACAAGTCAGTGA
- a CDS encoding RDD family protein, with protein sequence METITIRTPEQVELTYELAGAGSRFFALAIDMAIRTLALILVYKALALVIRSVNLMPLHGALSSPAVFSLFVLGTLGGFITLGYSMFFETLWNGQTPGKRAAGLRVIKENGTPITVFDAALRNFMRAVDILPLFYGIGCLTMLISRKRKRLGDYVAGTLVVKIPAEGSPVLLPEIEVEAPADAPDISPLDERHFHLARNFIIRRGGLSSTIRGSLAREVCGALLSTIGLESHSFPSDEEFLEWVVISYGKAQASAKLGSKRL encoded by the coding sequence ATGGAGACCATCACCATAAGAACACCGGAGCAGGTGGAGCTCACCTACGAGCTCGCCGGTGCCGGGTCGCGCTTTTTCGCTCTGGCAATAGACATGGCCATACGAACCCTTGCCCTGATCCTCGTCTATAAGGCCCTTGCCCTGGTAATCCGCTCGGTGAACCTCATGCCACTTCATGGCGCCCTCTCCTCGCCGGCAGTCTTTTCCCTCTTCGTGCTGGGCACCCTGGGAGGCTTTATCACGCTTGGCTATTCCATGTTCTTTGAAACGCTCTGGAACGGCCAGACCCCTGGCAAGCGCGCCGCAGGGCTCAGGGTGATCAAGGAGAACGGGACGCCGATCACGGTTTTTGATGCCGCCCTCAGGAACTTCATGAGGGCCGTCGATATCCTGCCCCTCTTTTACGGCATCGGGTGCCTCACCATGCTCATATCAAGGAAAAGAAAACGCCTGGGTGATTATGTGGCAGGAACCCTCGTGGTAAAAATCCCCGCCGAGGGGAGCCCCGTGCTCCTTCCCGAGATAGAGGTGGAGGCACCTGCCGATGCTCCCGATATCTCACCCCTCGACGAGAGGCACTTCCACCTTGCGCGTAACTTCATCATAAGGCGCGGCGGCCTTTCAAGCACCATTCGCGGCAGCCTGGCAAGGGAGGTATGCGGTGCCCTCCTCTCGACGATTGGCCTTGAAAGCCACTCCTTCCCAAGCGACGAGGAGTTCCTGGAATGGGTGGTCATCTCGTATGGAAAGGCTCAGGCTTCCGCAAAGCTGGGATCGAAAAGGCTGTGA